A stretch of Manis javanica isolate MJ-LG chromosome 1, MJ_LKY, whole genome shotgun sequence DNA encodes these proteins:
- the AFTPH gene encoding aftiphilin isoform X3, giving the protein MEPDIIQMYSSSPPPLDNGAEDDDDDEFGEFGGFSEVSPSGVGLVDFDTPDYIRPKEEFVPSNHFMPIHDFSDNIDSLTNFKPIKNGNDKDITAELSSPMKGQSDVLLSATSKEIIASKTLDTSIDGIESSGDCNKVVEQRQNVGTPESCSPGDFRTDMNVVHQNKWLENCNGEKPPCLEILTNGFAVLETVNPQGTDDLDTISDSKGQKPLSTLGTEYDLDCELSPAEEFSGFATFSKKERIQLEEIGCAFLNDREVLAIQENKINRVNELHSVKEVSLGRSFDDKGDTDRGDQACVSEISVTSTRGFSTEKQGLPTLQQNEFLNSGFPSKTWSSVDPADNSEASRREQCKAEEKLDLFTSKCADLCMDSVKTSDGEDEVGSSKEECRKFIDYQRPSIDPAEESVLDDSLSVKNGDSSNDFVTCNDTNEDDFGDFGTASGTTPPFVTGTQDSMSDVTFEESSEHFPHFSEPGDDFGEFGDINAVYCQEEIISESDLKQTSGSKGCKLARKATETSTEPVSELEIEQEGEFGDFDSVPNIEDDGSAFQDSDDFADFSSAGPSQVVDWDAFEDGQKDSCSWAAFGDQQIAESHHRKEAWQSHRTDEKIDTPGTPKMHSVPLATSKGAVAGGQLQDTATSVQTALLNRLERIFEACFPSMFVPDTEEEVTSLQHLLETSTFPLKTREALAENGELLDVWTELQDIHDAHGLRYQWGGSHSNKKLLCSLGIDTRNILFTGNKKQPVIVPMYAAGLGMLEPTKEPLKPLSAAEKIASIGQTTTMSPEMNTCTSDQSQESLPPVQFDWSSSGLTNPLDELKGNSTA; this is encoded by the exons ATGGAGCCAGACATCATTCAAATGTACTCTTCATCTCCACCACCACTAGACAATGGAGCcgaggatgatgatgatgatgaatttGGAGAATTTGGTGGGTTTTCGGAAGTTAGCCCTTCTGGTGTAGGGTTGGTTGATTTTGATACACCAGATTATATTCGTCCCAAGGAAGAATTTGTACCTTCAAACCATTTTATGCCAATTCATGATTTCTCAGATAATATAGATAGCCTTACAAACTTTAAGCCCATTAAAAATGGTAATGATAAGGACATCACTGCTGAACTTTCTTCTCCTATGAAAGGACAGTCTGATGTTTTACTTTCTGCCACCAGCAAAGAAATAATTGCATCTAAAACTTTAGATACTTCCATTGATGGCATAGAAAGTTCAGGAGATTGCAATAAAGTTGTGGAGCAGAGACAGAATGTTGGAACACCTGAAAGTTGCTCTCCAGGAGATTTTAGAACTGATATGAATGTTGTTCATCAAAACAAGTGGTTAGAGAACTGCAATGGTGAAAAGCCTCCCTGTCTGGAGATTCTAACAAATGGATTTGCAGTATTGGAAACTGTAAATCCTCAGGGAACAGATGATCTGGACACTATCAGTGATTCAAAAGGACAAAAGCCTCTTAGCACTCTTGGTACTGAGTATGATTTAGACTGTGAACTTAGTCCTGCTGAGGAATTTTCTGGTTTTGCCACATTTTCCAAAAAGGAAAGGATACAACTAGAAGAAATAGgatgtgcatttttaaatgatagagaAGTACTAGCCattcaggaaaacaaaattaatagaGTCAATGAGCTGCATTCTGTAAAAGAAGTGTCTTTGGGTAGAAGCTTTGATGATAAGGGAGATACTGATAGAGGGGATCAGGCTTGTGTTTCAGAAATAAGTGTAACAAGTACCAGAGGTTTCAGTACTGAAAAGCAAGGCCTTCCAACATTGCAACagaatgaatttttgaattcaggCTTTCCCTCCAAGACTTGGAGTTCAGTAGACCCAGCTGATAATTCTGAAGCCAGTAGGAGAGAACAATGTAAAGCTGAGGAAAAACTTGATTTATTTACTTCTAAATGTGCTGACCTATGCATGGATTCTGTTAAAACTTCTGATGGTGAAGATGAAGTTGGCTCTTCCAAAGAAGAATGCAGAAAGTTCATTGATTACCAACGCCCCAGCATTGATCCTGCGGAAGAAAGTGTTTTGGATGATTCTCTGAGTGTAAAAAATGGTGATAGCAGTAATGACTTTGTGACTTGCAATGATACTAACGAGGATGATTTTGGTGACTTTGGCACAGCTAGTGGCACAACTCCACCTTTTGTTACTGGTACTCAAGATTCAATGAGTGATGTTACTTTTGAAGAGTCCTCAGAGCACTTCCCACATTTTAGTGAACCAGGTGATGACTTTGGAGAATTTGGGGATATAAATGCGGTTTATTGCCAGGAAGAAATTATATCTGAGTCAGACCTAAAACAGACTTCTGGTAGTAAGGGATGTAAGTTGGCAAGAAAGGCTACTGAGACAAGCACTGAACCTGTTTCAGAACTGGAAATTGAGCAAGAAGGTGAGTTTGGAGATTTTGATTCTGTGCCAAATATTGAAGATGACGGCAGTGCTTTTCAAGACTCTGATGATTTTGCGGACTTCAGTTCAGCTGGGCCTAGCCAGGTTGTAGATTGGGATGCTTTTGAAGATGGACAGAAAGATAGTTGCTCTTGGGCTGCTTTTGGAGACCAGCAGATTGCCGAATCTCATCATCGAAAAGAAGCCTGGCAGTCACATAGGACAGATGAAAAGATCGATACTCCAGGAACTCCCAAAATGCACAGTGTCCCCTTAGCAACTTCCAAAGGAGCAGTTGCTGGTGGCCAGTTACAGGACACAGCCACTTCAGTTcag ACAGCTTTACTAAACCGCCTGGAACGAATTTTCGAAGCATGTTTTCCTTCTATGTTTGTCCCTGATACTGAAGAGGAAGTTACTTCCCTGCAGCACTTGCTGGAAACAAGCACCTTCCCATTAAAAACAAGAGAGGCCTTAGCTGAAAATGG GGAACTGCTGGATGTGTGGACTGAGCTACAGGATATCCACGATGCACATGGCTTGAGATACCAGTGGGGCGGCTCCCATAGCAACAAGAAGCTTTTGTGCTCCTTGGGAATAGACACCCGAAACATT CTCTTCACGGGCAATAAGAAGCAGCCTGTTATAGTGCCCATGTATGCAGCAGGATTG